In one window of Miscanthus floridulus cultivar M001 chromosome 12, ASM1932011v1, whole genome shotgun sequence DNA:
- the LOC136498264 gene encoding uncharacterized protein codes for MPLLKRTPFSLLEPPKDLDPNEKVFQVELTKEIFRDYQEYLNRLDLYRQNIWTCKVSGKSKLTYKEALVCEQQAAAKAQQLPKERMAPVLQMIQHSTLSLTDLVNKVYSSLLLDLFEGLELHAKKDGSEAACKILKVISSGGTKSYEVGWIGKGNEVINTSVVKADDLIRKKAPASRNALKIFIRDSTSETSPWTLHADLAKKYGIPTEVPVDIMNGEGLNKGRKRFVNEEDASKKLKKDQLVELPVKYPIDDLLVKPAADDPILSNRPPLSKDFRVPVDSVGDLLMVWDFCLSFGRVLCLSPFSLSDLENAICTKESSIVLVVEIHSALLRLLIKDQSEYFTILQNKKKILKVTFVKWSEYLCNFLEMISKEEFSGKVSTIRRGSYGLLETRLKLKILRELVEEAITTSSVREKIDEQIDQQGALVAARKADARKNREEKLNVEGVAENRRNHTDNTLDGDRPPKGQRRGEEREDLNILSSSKMFLRRHPETEMEQQSVLPSRLGKDRFYNRYWFFMCEGRLFVESADSREWGYYSTKEELDALLGSFNIKGIRERALKRQLDKLYDKISNALESRLKDAQQKMLLHQDKEVRRSSRLHAQQKEDMSFLEYVNKWKQK; via the exons ATGCCCCTCCTAAAGAGAACCCCTTTCTCCTTACTGGAACCACCAAAGGACTTGGATCCTAATGAGAAGGTGTTCCAAGTTGAGCTCACTAAGGAGATATTCCGAGATTATCA GGAATACTTGAATAGGTTGGATCTTTACCGTCAAAATATCTGGACATGTAAGGTGTCTGGAAAGTCTAAACTTACCTACAAGGAAGCTTTGGTCTGTGAGCAACAAGCTGCAGCGAAGGCTCAACAGTTGCCAAAAGAGCGGATGGCTCCTGTTCTCCAGATGATTCAGCACA GCACTCTTAGCTTGACTGATCTTGTCAACAAAGTATACAGTAGTCTGCTATTGGATCTTTTTGAAGGACTAGAATTGCATGCTAAAAAGGATGGGTCTGAGGCTGCTTGCAAGATCTTGAAGGTTATAAGCTCTGGTGGGACCAAGTCATACGAAGTGGGTTGGATTGGTAAAGGCAATGAAGTAATCAACACTTCAGTGGTCAAAGCTGATGATCTGATTCGCAAGAAGGCACCTGCTAGTCGTAATGCACTGAAAATTTTTATTAGGGATTCGACATCAGAAACTTCTCCATGGACACTACATGCAGATCTTGCAAAGAAATATGGGATACCCACTGAGGTCCCAGTAGATATTATG AATGGTGAAGGCTTGAACAAAGGGAGGAAAAGATTTGTAAATGAAGAAGATGCCAGCAAAAAGTTGAAGAAAG ATCAGCTAGTAGAACTGCCGGTTAAATATCCAATTGATGATCTTTTAGTAAAGCCTGCAGCAGATGACCCCATTTTGTCAAATAGACCTCCACTATCTAAAGATTTCAGAGTACCTGTAGATTCTGTGGGTGATCTCCTTATGGTCTGGGACTTCTGTTTGTCATTCGGGAGGGTTCTATGCTTGTCACCATTTTCCCTGTCAGATCTGGAGAATGCAATTTGCACCAAAGAAAGTAGCATTGTTCTTGTGGTAGAAATACATTCTGCACTTCTCCGCTTGCTCATTAAAGATCAGAGTGAATATTTTACAATTCTCCAGAACAAGAAAAAGATACTAAAG GTAACGTTTGTCAAATGGTCTGAGTATCTATGCAATTTCCTGGAGATGATAAGCAAAGAAGAGTTCTCTGGTAAG GTGTCAACTATACGAAGGGGTagttatggtcttcttgagactcGTCTGAAGCTTAAAATTCTAAGGGAATTGGTAGAGGAAGCCATTACAACTTCTTCTGTGCGAGAGAAAATAGATGAACAGATTGACCAGCAAGGAGCACTTGTAGCTGCAAGAAAAGCAGATGCTAGAAAGAATAGGGAAGAGAAACTTAACGTGGAAGGGGTAGCAGAAAACAGAAGAAATCACACTGATAATACACTAGATGGTGACAGGCCTCCTAAAGGTCAGCGTAGGGGGGAAGAACGAGAGGACTTGAACATTTTATCTTCCAGCAAAATGTTTCTG AGAAGGCACCCTGAAACAGAAATGGAGCAGCAATCTGTACTACCCAGTCGTCTTGGAAAAGACAGATTTTATAACAGGTATTGGTTCTTTATGTGCGAAGGAAGACTTTTTGTTGAAAGTGCAGATTCCAGAGAGTGGGGTTACTACAGCACTAAGGAAGAG CTTGATGCACTCCTTGGATCATTCAACATCAAAGGCATAAGGGAGAGAGCACTCAAGCGTCAGCTTGACAAGCTCTATGATAAGATAAG TAATGCTCTGGAAAGTAGATTGAAGGACGCCCAACAGAAAATGTTGCTTCATCAAGACAAGGAAGTGCGGCGTTCCAGTCGTCTACATGCCCAACAAAAAGAGGATATGTCATTCCTCGAGTATGTCAACAAATGGAAACAAAAATGA